Genomic segment of Deinococcus apachensis DSM 19763:
AACCGACAGAAGCGCGTCGCGTGGCCCGGAAGTTGGAGTTGCACTTCACCCCCAAGCACGGCAGTTGGCTCAACGCCATTGAGCTTGAGTTTGCGGCGTTGACCCGTCAGGCCCTTGATCACCGCATCGGGACGAGCGAAGAGTTGGAGCGCGTGGTCGGGGTGTACGGGAAGCTGCGCAACGAGCGGGGCCGACCCATCGACTGGGCCTTCACCTCGGAGACGGCACGCTCCAAGCTCAGCCGTCTCTACCCCAAAAAACCGACAGACCAAACTTGACGGCCCTAACGTTCACCTGGCACACGTGGCCTCGGCGTCCACCGTTGGAAAGAGGCCGTTATCATGTCGGGGTGCGGCTCCTGCTGCTGTCCGACATTCACGCGAACCAGACGGCGCTGGAAGCCGTGTTGGCCGACGCCGGGTCCCGGCCCTACGACGAGGTGGTCCACCTCGGCGACGCCCTGGGTTACGGCCCCCACCCCCGGCAGGTGCTGAACACGCTGCGCGAGCTGGACGCCGTGTGCCTGCTGGGCAACCACGAGCAGATGCTGCTGGACGCCGTGGACGGTCAGCGGGTCCGGGTGGGCGGAGTGGTCGCCGACGCGCTCGCCTGGCAGCAGCTCCAGCTCTCCGAGCGGGACCTGAAGTGGGTGCGCGCCTGGCCCGATGGCCTGGACTCGCCCGAGGTGGGCGCTCGCTACCGCCACGGCACCCCCGTCAGCCTGGACACCTACACCGACTCCGTCACTGCTGCCCGCGACGCCTTCACACGCTGGGGCGGCCGTCTGGGCTTCGTGGGGCACACGCACCTGCCCGCCGTGTACGCGACCCTCAACGCCCCGGTCGGGGAGTGGATCAAGCACCAGGCCTTCCCGCAGGGCGGGAGTTACCTCGTGCCGCCGGGCGCCCGGGTGATCCTGAATCCCGGCAGCGTCGGGCAGCCCCGCGACGGCAACCCGCAGGCCAGCTACGCCCTCTTTGACAGCACACGCGGCCACTTCGAGGTCTTCCGGGTAGCTTACGACGTCGGGCGGGCGCAGGAGGCGGCGATGGCAGCCGGGCTGCCCCCGGTGCTCGCAGCGCGGCTGGCGATTGGGAAGTAGGGTGTAGCCTGGAGCAAAGGGGGCCTGAGCGGGTACTTCCGACCCTGACACCCTCCCACTGCCCCCAGCCCCTCCCTGTTATGACTTCCACTGCTCTCCTTCACGGCCCGCTGCTCGAACAGACGGGCGACTTCCGGGGCAATGCCCTGCTGCTCACCGGCCCGGCTAGGGTGGGCAAGCGCGACGTGGCTCTGGCAGTCACCGCCCAGCACAACTGCTCGGGCACGCGCGGCATGTACGGCGAGGCGTGTGGAGTATGCCCCTCCTGCCGGGCCTTCGCGGCGGGCGCCCACCCCGACCTCCTGGTCGTCGAGCCCCGCGCCACCACCTCGACCGGCAAGGCCGCACGGCGCAAGGTCATCCCCATCGGCGCGATCCTGGAGGCCCGCGACAAGGGCCGCGAGTACGAGACGCACGTGTTCGAGTTCCTGGAGGTCCGGCCCACCTTCCGCCGCCGCGTGGTGATCGTGGATGGGGCCGAGCACCTCGGGGCGGAGGCGGCGAACGCCCTCCTGAAGCTCGTCGAGGAACCGCCGCACCGGGCGCTGTTCGTCTTCCTCTCTGAGGATGTGCGCGCCGTCATTCCCACCATCGTGAGCCGCAGCGTCCGCCTGAGCGTCACGCCCGCCCCCGACCGCGCCATTGAGCGCACCCTGACCCGGGCGGGCGAAACGCCAGATGCGGAACTCGTTGCCTTCGCCGCCGGGCGGGCCGGGGTGCTGGCCGACCGGGAGGCCGTGCGCGGCACCCTGACCGACGCCGCCGAATTCACCCATGCGCTGAATACCGGCCTGCTGTCCGCCCTGGAGGCTGCCGAGCGGCTGGAGAAGCGCTGGAATGCCGACTGGCACCCCGAGGCGTTGCGCTTCACCTGGCGCACCCTCTCCGCCCACGAGCGCGCCCGCGCGGACGCCGCCCTGGAGGCCCTGCAAACGGCGCTGGAGGCCTACGCCAGCCCCAGCCTGAGCTTCCAGGTCTTCGCCCTCAACCTGCGGGAGGCGCTGGGGGAGGGGTAAGAATCCTCTCGTGTCCCGCCTATCAGTCGGCGGGCGCCGCCACTTCCGCTCGCCGTCCCAGCCACCCGAGCACGAGCAGCACCGGCAGGCGGAGCAGGGCCGAGATGCCCAGCGCCGCGCGCACGCCGAGCAGATTGCCCACGAGCCCCACACCCGGCCCGCCCGCGACCTGTCCCAGGGCGTCGGCCTGGGAGGCGATGGAGAGGACGGTCGCCCGCGTGCGCGGCTCCAGCCCCTGGTTGAGATAGGCCTCGTAGAGCGGCGCGTAGAGGCCGCGCAGTACCCCAAAGGCGAGGAAGGCCGCCAGCGCCCACCCGAACTGCCCGGCAAGCGCGAAGCCCAGCGCGGCCACGGTGCCCAGCCCCCCGGTCCACACCAGCGAGCGCCGGAGGTGCGCCCCGTCCCGCGTGTCCAGGCGCCGCCGCACCGCCTCTGTCAGCACGAGGCCGAGCAGCGTGCCCGCCGCCCCGATCAGGCTGAACCACACGGCAGGTTTGAGGTCCGGCCACCCCGGCCAGGAGAAGCTGCGCAGGAGGTGGAACTCCCACAGTCGGTCGAGGGCCTCGGTGGAGGCGCCGTACAGCACCGCTACCCCGACGAGGGCGAGCAGCACGGGCCGGGTGCGAACCGTTCGCACGCCTCCTAGAAAGGTGCCCCCCATCCCCCGCCCGAGGGGACTCTCCGGGGCATGCCGCTGGAAGGCCGTCTCGGGCATGACGAGCGCGAGCAGGAGGGCCAGCGTAAGGAGCACCCCGCCCCCCAGGGCGATGGACCAGGCGGGATTCAGGCTGCCCAGCCAGGCGGCGAGCCCGAGCCCAGCGAGGCTCCCCAGCCGCCCGAACTGGGAGCCGCGCACCAAGATCTCGCCTACGCGCGCCTCGCCGACCTCATCGGTGAGCCAGGCGCTCTGGGC
This window contains:
- a CDS encoding metallophosphoesterase family protein; its protein translation is MRLLLLSDIHANQTALEAVLADAGSRPYDEVVHLGDALGYGPHPRQVLNTLRELDAVCLLGNHEQMLLDAVDGQRVRVGGVVADALAWQQLQLSERDLKWVRAWPDGLDSPEVGARYRHGTPVSLDTYTDSVTAARDAFTRWGGRLGFVGHTHLPAVYATLNAPVGEWIKHQAFPQGGSYLVPPGARVILNPGSVGQPRDGNPQASYALFDSTRGHFEVFRVAYDVGRAQEAAMAAGLPPVLAARLAIGK
- a CDS encoding DNA polymerase III subunit delta' gives rise to the protein MTSTALLHGPLLEQTGDFRGNALLLTGPARVGKRDVALAVTAQHNCSGTRGMYGEACGVCPSCRAFAAGAHPDLLVVEPRATTSTGKAARRKVIPIGAILEARDKGREYETHVFEFLEVRPTFRRRVVIVDGAEHLGAEAANALLKLVEEPPHRALFVFLSEDVRAVIPTIVSRSVRLSVTPAPDRAIERTLTRAGETPDAELVAFAAGRAGVLADREAVRGTLTDAAEFTHALNTGLLSALEAAERLEKRWNADWHPEALRFTWRTLSAHERARADAALEALQTALEAYASPSLSFQVFALNLREALGEG
- a CDS encoding MFS transporter, with product MSLKLPAPVAFFLQEALSSLAFALAFTVQALYFVGTLHLSPVQLVLIGTVLECSAFVLEVPTGVLADVYSRRLSVVLGFAFLGLGLLVLVLGGTWGWALAAQVVSALGYTCLSGAQSAWLTDEVGEARVGEILVRGSQFGRLGSLAGLGLAAWLGSLNPAWSIALGGGVLLTLALLLALVMPETAFQRHAPESPLGRGMGGTFLGGVRTVRTRPVLLALVGVAVLYGASTEALDRLWEFHLLRSFSWPGWPDLKPAVWFSLIGAAGTLLGLVLTEAVRRRLDTRDGAHLRRSLVWTGGLGTVAALGFALAGQFGWALAAFLAFGVLRGLYAPLYEAYLNQGLEPRTRATVLSIASQADALGQVAGGPGVGLVGNLLGVRAALGISALLRLPVLLVLGWLGRRAEVAAPAD